A genomic window from Lutra lutra chromosome 17, mLutLut1.2, whole genome shotgun sequence includes:
- the RGS9BP gene encoding regulator of G-protein signaling 9-binding protein: protein MAREECKALLDALNKATACYHHLVLTVGGSADSQNLREELQKTRRKAQELAVATRAQLTAALRDRGLGAEERAEFERLWVAFSGCLDLLEADMRRALALGTAFPLHAPRRPLVRTGVAGGSAGVAARALSVRSLRHEAEGNFDVDDLRELEHEILQVSEMIQEMEMKVNVPRWTVQARQTAGAELLSSASVRVSSVGAMSVQERTGPCDPNKALAATVFSAVLLVAVALAVCVAKLS from the coding sequence ATGGCGAGGGAGGAGTGCAAGGCACTGCTGGACGCTCTCAACAAGGCGACCGCATGCTACCACCACCTGGTGCTGACCGTGGGCGGCTCGGCGGACTCGCAGAACCTGCGTGAGGAACTACAGAAGACGCGCCGGAAGGCGCAGGAGCTGGCGGTGGCCACCCGCGCCCAGCTGACGGCGGCGCTGCGCGACCGGGGCCTGGGCGCCGAGGAGCGCGCCGAGTTCGAGCGCCTCTGGGTGGCCTTCTCCGGCTGCCTGGACCTGCTGGAAGCCGACATGCGGCGCGCACTGGCCCTGGGCACTGCGTTCCCCCTGCACGCGCCACGGCGGCCGCTGGTGCGCACAGGCGTGGCGGGCGGCTCGGCGGGCGTAGCAGCGCGCGCCCTGAGCGTCCGCAGCTTGCGGCACGAGGCGGAGGGCAACTTCGACGTTGACGACCTGCGCGAGCTGGAGCACGAGATCCTTCAGGTGAGCGAGATGATCCAAGAAATGGAGATGAAGGTCAACGTGCCCCGCTGGACGGTGCAGGCCCGGCAAACGGCGGGCGCCGAGCTCCTGTCCAGCGCCAGCGTACGCGTCTCCTCGGTGGGCGCCATGTCCGTCCAGGAGCGCACGGGGCCCTGCGACCCGAACAAGGCCCTGGCCGCCACCGTTTTCAGCGCCGTGCTGCTGGTGGCTGTGGCCCTGGCAGTCTGCGTGGCGAAACTGAGCTGA